One Loxodonta africana isolate mLoxAfr1 chromosome 4, mLoxAfr1.hap2, whole genome shotgun sequence genomic region harbors:
- the LOC135231246 gene encoding endogenous retrovirus group K member 19 Env polyprotein-like isoform X1 — protein sequence MLVFSHRTKLPLCGYPTDSSDMQDPKTTKIPPTLPPSLLTNLTPPTTLLRNLSLENAPSTPPPSPVSSSPSSSSSTPPPLTDFIQPSTNLNNSSSRDKVRWRSRRYIPYSRTHRTIAAEPPTWGQLKKLTHLAHTLTVDQHIPINAGTLFVAMLAIISCQVCVVTADIHWAYVPKPPIFHPVTWEDPSPSVFTNNSALLGGETIFWNPQGFNSNYSYSGISDNPPICIQLRNLQKTIPGCIPFGFKSMITDSPNGNQNQQPYRLLWALRLILPEKTDFLKGIPKVHTPLFPTCDKSPPEDSKSNQDWAMIDPSKGFPIWRNCMYNSQVVYALPEMSARLIDCSILNPEDDYRLFLQSARYRFNWQDTLVPLSQKVNRWHINGWVPPILSTFTGNIHPSLWRLATAAGNVTLSRPFNNDSFDIQACVPAPYVLLISRNNHSSIVIENKKTHYVSSCENCILTSCINPAIPVESMMILQQPKYIMIPVHLQEDWYDDSGLEALKQASAILSRAKRFVAALILGISALIALATSLSLSAMALTQQIHTANYVDNLSKNITLALATQEAIDRKLQQEINALEEAILYIGQEITNLKVRLTLRCHSSSES from the exons ATGCTTGTGTTTTCCCACAGGACGAAACTTCCCCTTTGTGGATACCCGACAGACTCATCAGACATGCAAGACCCAAAAACCACCAAAATTCCTCCAACACTTCCCCCCTCACTGCTCACAAACCTAACACCTCCCACGACTCTTCTGAGAAATCTGTCTCTTGAAAATGCTCCATCTACACCCCCACCTTCGCCTGTCTCTAGTTCTCCCTCCTCTTCATCTTCTACTCCACCCCCTCTCACTGACTTTATACAACCCTCTACAAACCTCAACAACTCTTCATCTCGAGACAAAGTGCGGTGGAGAAGCCGGAGATATATTCCTTATTCAAGAACCCATCGAACCATTGCGGCTGAGCCCCCAACTTGGGGCCAACTCAAAAAACTTACTCATCTGGCTCACACCTTAACCGTGGATCAACATATTCCCATAAATGCGGGTACTCTTTTTGTGGCTATGCTCGCTATCATTTCCTGCCAGGTATGTGTTGTTACGGCTGATATACATTGGGCTTATGTCCCAAAACCTCCTATATTTCACCCCGTCACCTGGGAAGATCCTTCCCCCTCTGTATTTACTAATAATTCTGCATTACTGGGGGGCGAAACCATATTTTGGAACCCTCAAGGCTTTAATTCTAATTATTCCTATTCTGGTATATCAGATAATCCTCCTATTTGTATTCAattaagaaatttgcaaaaaacTATCCCTGGCTGTATTCCTTTTGGCTTCAAATCAATGATTACTGATTCAcctaatggaaatcaaaaccaacaGCCTTACAGATTATTATGGGCTCTACGCCTCATCCTTCCAGAAAAAACTGACTTTCTTAAAGGTATCCCAAAAGTACACACTCCTCTTTTTCCTACCTGTGATAAGTCGCCTCCTGAGGATTCTAAGAGCAATCAAGATTGGGCTATGATTGACCCTTCAAAAGGATTTCCTATTTGGAGAAATTGTATGTATAATTCACAAGTTGTATATGCTTTGCCTGAAATGTCTGCACGTCTTATTGATTGTAGTATTTTAAATCCTGAAGATGATTATCGTCTATTTTTACAATCAGCTCGATATCGTTTTAATTGGCAAGATACCTTAGTCCCTCTCTCACAAAAAGTTAATCGTTGGCATATAAATGGATGGGTTCCCCCTATTCTTTCTACCTTCACGGGTAACATACATCCATCTTTGTGGAGACTGGCAACTGCTGCCGGCAATGTCACTTTGTCCCGTCCTTTTAATAATGACAGTTTTGATATTCAAGCTTGTGTACCTGCTCCATATGTGTTATTAATTAGCCGCAACAATCACTCTAGTATTGTtatagaaaacaagaaaacacaTTATGTTAGTTCTTGTGAAAATTGTATACTGACCAGTTGTATAAATCCTGCAATTCCTGTCGAAAGTATGATGATtttacaacagccaaaatatATTATGATTCCTGTACATTTACAAGAAGATTGGTATGATGATTCAGGCCTAGAAGCCTTAAAACAAGCTTCTGCTATTTTATCTCGAGCCAAACGGTTTGTAGCAGCTTTAATACTGGGGATTTCCGCTCTCATAGCTTTAGCAACTTCTCTTTCACTTTCTGCTATGGCGTTAACACAACAGATTCATACGGCAAACTATGTAGataatttaagtaaaaatattacTTTAGCCTTAGCCACACAAGAAGCCATTGATAGAAAATTACAACAAGAAATTAATGCCCTTGAAGAAGCAATTCTATATATAGGACAAGAAATCACTAATCTCAAAGTGCGACTTACTTTGAGATGCCAT TCATCTTCCGAATCTTAA
- the LOC135231246 gene encoding endogenous retrovirus group K member 19 Env polyprotein-like isoform X2, whose product MQDPKTTKIPPTLPPSLLTNLTPPTTLLRNLSLENAPSTPPPSPVSSSPSSSSSTPPPLTDFIQPSTNLNNSSSRDKVRWRSRRYIPYSRTHRTIAAEPPTWGQLKKLTHLAHTLTVDQHIPINAGTLFVAMLAIISCQVCVVTADIHWAYVPKPPIFHPVTWEDPSPSVFTNNSALLGGETIFWNPQGFNSNYSYSGISDNPPICIQLRNLQKTIPGCIPFGFKSMITDSPNGNQNQQPYRLLWALRLILPEKTDFLKGIPKVHTPLFPTCDKSPPEDSKSNQDWAMIDPSKGFPIWRNCMYNSQVVYALPEMSARLIDCSILNPEDDYRLFLQSARYRFNWQDTLVPLSQKVNRWHINGWVPPILSTFTGNIHPSLWRLATAAGNVTLSRPFNNDSFDIQACVPAPYVLLISRNNHSSIVIENKKTHYVSSCENCILTSCINPAIPVESMMILQQPKYIMIPVHLQEDWYDDSGLEALKQASAILSRAKRFVAALILGISALIALATSLSLSAMALTQQIHTANYVDNLSKNITLALATQEAIDRKLQQEINALEEAILYIGQEITNLKVRLTLRCHSSSES is encoded by the exons ATGCAAGACCCAAAAACCACCAAAATTCCTCCAACACTTCCCCCCTCACTGCTCACAAACCTAACACCTCCCACGACTCTTCTGAGAAATCTGTCTCTTGAAAATGCTCCATCTACACCCCCACCTTCGCCTGTCTCTAGTTCTCCCTCCTCTTCATCTTCTACTCCACCCCCTCTCACTGACTTTATACAACCCTCTACAAACCTCAACAACTCTTCATCTCGAGACAAAGTGCGGTGGAGAAGCCGGAGATATATTCCTTATTCAAGAACCCATCGAACCATTGCGGCTGAGCCCCCAACTTGGGGCCAACTCAAAAAACTTACTCATCTGGCTCACACCTTAACCGTGGATCAACATATTCCCATAAATGCGGGTACTCTTTTTGTGGCTATGCTCGCTATCATTTCCTGCCAGGTATGTGTTGTTACGGCTGATATACATTGGGCTTATGTCCCAAAACCTCCTATATTTCACCCCGTCACCTGGGAAGATCCTTCCCCCTCTGTATTTACTAATAATTCTGCATTACTGGGGGGCGAAACCATATTTTGGAACCCTCAAGGCTTTAATTCTAATTATTCCTATTCTGGTATATCAGATAATCCTCCTATTTGTATTCAattaagaaatttgcaaaaaacTATCCCTGGCTGTATTCCTTTTGGCTTCAAATCAATGATTACTGATTCAcctaatggaaatcaaaaccaacaGCCTTACAGATTATTATGGGCTCTACGCCTCATCCTTCCAGAAAAAACTGACTTTCTTAAAGGTATCCCAAAAGTACACACTCCTCTTTTTCCTACCTGTGATAAGTCGCCTCCTGAGGATTCTAAGAGCAATCAAGATTGGGCTATGATTGACCCTTCAAAAGGATTTCCTATTTGGAGAAATTGTATGTATAATTCACAAGTTGTATATGCTTTGCCTGAAATGTCTGCACGTCTTATTGATTGTAGTATTTTAAATCCTGAAGATGATTATCGTCTATTTTTACAATCAGCTCGATATCGTTTTAATTGGCAAGATACCTTAGTCCCTCTCTCACAAAAAGTTAATCGTTGGCATATAAATGGATGGGTTCCCCCTATTCTTTCTACCTTCACGGGTAACATACATCCATCTTTGTGGAGACTGGCAACTGCTGCCGGCAATGTCACTTTGTCCCGTCCTTTTAATAATGACAGTTTTGATATTCAAGCTTGTGTACCTGCTCCATATGTGTTATTAATTAGCCGCAACAATCACTCTAGTATTGTtatagaaaacaagaaaacacaTTATGTTAGTTCTTGTGAAAATTGTATACTGACCAGTTGTATAAATCCTGCAATTCCTGTCGAAAGTATGATGATtttacaacagccaaaatatATTATGATTCCTGTACATTTACAAGAAGATTGGTATGATGATTCAGGCCTAGAAGCCTTAAAACAAGCTTCTGCTATTTTATCTCGAGCCAAACGGTTTGTAGCAGCTTTAATACTGGGGATTTCCGCTCTCATAGCTTTAGCAACTTCTCTTTCACTTTCTGCTATGGCGTTAACACAACAGATTCATACGGCAAACTATGTAGataatttaagtaaaaatattacTTTAGCCTTAGCCACACAAGAAGCCATTGATAGAAAATTACAACAAGAAATTAATGCCCTTGAAGAAGCAATTCTATATATAGGACAAGAAATCACTAATCTCAAAGTGCGACTTACTTTGAGATGCCAT TCATCTTCCGAATCTTAA